One window from the genome of Gopherus evgoodei ecotype Sinaloan lineage chromosome 2, rGopEvg1_v1.p, whole genome shotgun sequence encodes:
- the LOC115644940 gene encoding serine/threonine-protein kinase SBK2-like — protein MSDSPSSCAAQTELSPAAETGEAGQPAAVNTVLLEKDSVMAQCPGAAALAVSDEMLEITAQSLVHTEVAEHYQVIRELGRGKYGHVVLVTHRQRGTPMALKLLPKAHTKLHTFLYEYCVALSLATHPAIIGMFGIAIESSQHYGFLYEPALHRDLISIIKPRDGIPEPAAKQCAKQLVSALEFIHSRGLVYRDVKPENVLLFDPECRRIKLTDFGLTRPKGTRLKLVAGVIPYTAPELSNTTSAQGLPIDASLDAWAFGVMLFCLLTGYFPWEQSLPADPFFEDFMLWQESGLDEDLPRHWRRLTAEATRMLRSLLVLDPAQRSPVSGALHYVDCPWRVENWHGEEQAVGS, from the exons ATGTCTGACAGCCCCTCCAGCTGCGCAGCACAGACTGAACTGAGCCCTGCAGCAGAAACAGGAGAAGCAGGACAGCCTGCAGCAGTCAatactgtgctgctggagaag GACTCAGTAATGGCCCAgtgcccaggagcagcagcattggCGGTGTCGGACGAAATGCTGGAAATCACGGCCCAGAGCCTGGTGCACACCGAGGTGGCTGAGCACTACCAGGTCATCCGGGAGCTCGGCAGGGGCAAGTATGGCCATGTGGTGCTGGTGACACACAGGCAGAGAG GGACCCCCATGGCTCTCAAGCTGCTGCCCAAAGCTCACACCAAGCTGCATACCTTCCTGTATGAGTACTGCGTGGCGCTCTCCCTCGCCACCCACCCTGCCATTATCGGTATGTTTGGCATTGCCATTGAGTCCAGCCAGCACTACGGCTTTCTCTACGAGCCAGCGCTGCACAGAGACCTCATCTCCATCATCAAACCACGG GATGGGATCCCGGAGCCAGCTGCCAAGCAGTGCGCCAAGCAGCTCGTGAGTGCCCTGGAGTTCATCCACAGCCGAGGGCTGGTGTATCGAGATGTTAAGCCCGAGAATGTGCTGCTCTTCGACCCTGAGTGCCGGCGCATCAAGCTGACCGACTTTGGGCTCACTCGGCCCAAGGGCACCCGGCTCAAGCTGGTGGCTGGGGTGATCCCCTACACTGCTCCAGAGCTAAGCAACACCACCAGTGCCCAGGGCCTGCCCATCGATGCCAGCCTGGATGCCTGGGCCTTTGGTGTGATGCTCTTCTGCCTGCTGACCGGCTACTTCCCCTGGGAGCAAAGCCTGCCAGCTGACCCCTTCTTTGAGGACTTCATGCTGTGGCAGGAGTCAGGCCTGGATGAGGACCTACCACGCCATTGGAGGCGCCTGACAGCTGAGGCCACTCGCATGCTGCGGAGCCTGTTGGTCCTGGATCCTGCCCAGCGTAGCCCTGTCAGTGGGGCCTTGCACTACGTCGACTGCCCCTGGAGAGTGGAGAACTGGCATGGTGAGGAGCAGGCTGTGGGGTCCTAG